The Rhipicephalus sanguineus isolate Rsan-2018 chromosome 10, BIME_Rsan_1.4, whole genome shotgun sequence genome segment TGCACAAATACCAGCTAGCCCAATTATCCGTTTCAGTGACCATCTAAAATGCTGGCCAGAATGAAAACACGCTTCATATGTATTCGTATATTTCTTGTTCACAGGTGTTTCTCTGCAACCGTAGTGAGTACTTCCGTGCCCTCATAGAGGACCACTTCACCGAGGCAAGTCTGCCGAGCAGTGGCCGGCAGCTACCGGTGATCGAACTGCAACAGGTCACGCCCGACGTGTTTGGTTGCATTCTCCACCATGTTTACAGCGACATGGACGACAGGGTGAGCAGTGGAAGATTGGTGAGGCATTCGATGTTTGACTGAATAGTAGGGGTGAGAGGGTGGGAGGGTGCTTTGCGCTCCTATAAGCATAGTGCAGTGCTGTGCTTTCACATAGAGCTTCCAAGGGAATTTTACTATTCCATAACAAGTCAGCATACCCAGATTTCATTATCTGGGTTCAACTGTGCTACCAAAGCACTTAATTGTTGATTTGCTGCCGAGAGAGCAGGAAGAAAATATGAAACATGCTCCTCGGTTTCGCACGCAATAACTTTCCTGCATTTCAAACATCGAACAGACTTTCGCTGCAAACATAAGCTCACTGTTCGTGAGTGTTACTAAGAAAGCAGTAACAGTAAGCTGCAGCAAGTATTTTTACACCTACAAACATTAGTGCTTCTGTTGTTACTGATGGCCAATGTGTAGACGCTGCTTCATGTGAGTGGGTAACACTGAAGATGCACAACTTTCTTAACTGCAGCTCAGCGCTGACAACGTCTGGGACGTGCTGTGTGCCGCGGACGTATACCTGCTGCCAGACCTGAAGCGGCAGTGCGGCGCGTCAATAGCACGCATGCTTGAAGTGGAAACTGTCTGCAGCACCCTGCGGGCGTCCCGCCTCTTCCGCTTGCCAAGGCTAGAAAACCAGTGCATCGAGTTCATGGCCAAGCATCTCGCCAAGGTGGGCATAACAGTAGCCAATAGCCAGTCATGGACAGTAACTAAGTTATTAGTAATGCTTTCTTATGGACTATAGTTGTAGCCAATAGCCAGTCATGGACAGTAACTAAGTTATTAGTAATGCTTTCTTATGGACTATAGTTACGGTTTCAAGTAACTTAGTATTACTGTAGCTCATTACTCTTTCATTCAAGTagcttgtaactgtaacactgttgcTTTTTACATGGCAATCATAATAGTACAATGTTACAGCTATTAAAACACATATGGTCATGAAAGGGAAAAAATTGGCATTTGCCTGTTTGTACACAAAGGtgctaggaaatccatacggatctCTCAAAAACCCGTATGGGCTCCATATGGCTTTTTATGGATTCCATATGGCTTTCCGTATGAAGTTTATATGGATTTCCGTATGGAATCGATACGGATTTCCGCACAGTTTTCCTTTTGCATTTTACCACAATTTCCCCTTCATAACTTTCCTCTACCTTGCAGGATTTCACAGAACTGATATGTAAACACATGTTATGTCTTAACAAATAATGGTGTATCCACAATGAAACAAAAGGCAAGGGGAAAAGATAGACGCAGATAACATCAATATAACACCAAGATATTTCCAGCCTGCTAGTTTGCTCTTGTTTTCGAACTGTGATCTGCACGTTTCAGGTCGTTGAGCTCCCAGAATTCCATGAGGTCGTCAGGGAGGATGCAAAGGAGGTGAAACTACGACAGGAGACAGACTCCATCACCGTCATCGATGACATCCGCTACTACATCAGCGCCAATGCGCGTAGCACTGCGGAGATCGTGAACGCCAACGAAAAGCTCAAGCTCGTCGATGACCTCCTAACGGCACTAGGACTAGACGCCTAGCTCATTGTGATTGGCTGCGTACAAACGTGACGTGCTGGCTCGGAGAAACATTCTGCGAGGACAAGACTGGCGAGTTGTGCATTTCAGTGCACATTACGTTGGAACACGCCCAGGACAGCAGGGCTCCATCGTGCCACATGCATTGGCATCTGTCCTGGCGGACACTGGCATGTTGCCTTTGTTTCAATTGTTTCAGAGTTAAAGCTTGAAGCTCAAAATCTGTGCAGCGCTGCAAAGAAGTGGAGTTATGCACATTTCACTGCGTCTGCCTTTGCAGAAGGATGAGTGATATTTTAACTATAATCAGTGACTAAATTAGTAATCAAACACAACCCAGTCGAGGCTTCTTTTCAGTTACATGCAAGACGTTCTGTTGCCCTAAACTCGTAAAGAAACTTGTAATGCCATTCATACATAAGCAATTGACTTGGCTGTGCAGTGAGGTAAATTAGGTGCAAGGGCAGGCAGGCCGTGCCAAACCAGAGTAATGAAGCATGGTGAAGAAATTAAAGATAAGAGTACTGCATGTCATGTTCTGAATCAAGCTCTATTGTCAACGCTGTAAAAAATGTaatgctagagttactgtatatgctacctttaggtagcagagttgcacatctgtcttccaaacgccacgagcaaccatgcattgcagagGAGCTGACGCtcaatttttgcattttttgacgacgacgacgcagtGAACTGGATTggcactagtcatcgacagtcaagttaatcaccggtcttcgacacgcctagcgtgtcgatcggcgacacggcGGGCATGTCCCCTACAAAAAGAGAGTgcagcttcgccgcatagctgtggttgctagccagacctatgcgcaactctgctacctaaaggtagcatatacagtgactctatgtAATGCTTGCTTAAGGTGCACCTGGCAGCAAAAAGGTGTATGGAGGCAACCTCCTCCTCCTCTGGCGTTAGCTGCTTCTCTCACAGCCGACGACATAGTCTTGCCAATTTCATAGATGCGGCATATCAGTCCACCCATGGTGGGTATGAACCATTCTCTCGCAGCCTCTGACATAGTCTCAGCAATTTCACAGACAGGGAATGTACGCTTGCACTTAAAAGCCAAATTTGCAGCAGTTATTATGTGATGCCCTATGTGAACATAGACATTGTGTCCAGAATGCTTCTAAAACCATAGGACTGCCACTTTTGCACAGGTACGTCATTTGCTCGATCATGAAAGCTGCTCAGACATTAGTGGCACTGTTGCGAACTTGCAACACTACTGACATGAGAGTTGGTAACTAAATTTTTCGCTTTCTTGCCTCTTTAACAGTGCCAACTGTATTTTTGGATTTTTTTCCTAAATTCTTTCACTGCACAAGTGACCTTGGAGACATTCGCCACAGAAATTCCGCTGGGGCAAATGAACTCTTTTGTCATGAAAGTACAGGAAAGTACCATTCATTTCATCAAAAAGATGTTATTCAtaaaaattagagctgtgcaaatagcaaaattttgggtgcgaagcgaattcgaatattgacgtgtgagtgcgaatcaaatcgaatatttctcgaatatttctcgaatatttttctaatacttcgaagcgaaattgcagaagaaaaagttagagaggattcctaagcacattcttatgagatagcaacatgaaagtgtttctcttcgctaggttgatgaagcactggcggggtggtgtttcatagttgtcttatcaagaatgaggcaatgtagaggccgatttctatttatgtacatgatttggtgcaaccaaagtgctgctgacaacactttacacgtgatcggcaaagatgccatttcctcagcctctcctcctctttcaacttctgtggaagcccaactgacgtGGCGGACGAGactgtgctcccttcaagtctggagttccaaatctgactcgtagacgtcgatgtatgagaacatctgaaattttggatgctaaaaagcttcggtgtccgatttttcggacttcctgcccaaatttcaggtccaaaacagcattacttGAGCCCCCACcactgccacatctttcatctccatgttggaaccagcgttttcttgagttaatacatttgagaccgtagcagagcttgaaaggcagctttgccgcaatgccggggtgcgatgaggtgaagcatattgaaaatctagagactacttccaatcggacgttgtgtcttgtcaaagttcgaccgtaacggagcttgaaaggcagctttgccgcaataccggggtgtgatgaggtgaagcatattgaaaatctaggggccacttcatattggacgttgactgtgtcttggcaaagttcgaccgtaacgaagcttgaaaggcagcttttccgcaatacGCGAGTGTAACGAGGTGAAGTAGATTGAAAATCTGAAGGTGTCGCTTTCAATCgtacgttgactgtatttgtttttgggaagttcaaatagttcaaatagtaaaattccattgcgaatcgaatagcaaacactattcgaaaaatattcgaaatttcgaatattcgcacacccctaataaaaatGCATCAAGGATGTCATTTTTAGGAATAAAACTGCGTGTTATGTGAATGCACCATGATGACACTTATGGTGTGTGCACTTATGTTTGACAACTGCAATATGGGAGCACACATAATAGCTTACCCCTGTTTTATAACCCTGACACACTCCTGTGATACAACAATGCTCCTAATTTGCAAAGCATCTCAAGATGCACTCTATAATGAAATGTTGAACAAGATTTGTACATACTGTTGACTGAATGTATGAATAAAGTGTTTTCTTTGGATGAGTGGTATATCTTGCTCGCCAGTTTTCGAGCTATTCTTTGCTGCCAGTTTGTATACAAAGACAAGGGAACTTTGCAGTTTACGTTTAGGTGTACATCAGTCAAGGGAAGACACCACTAGTACTGTCCAATATACGAGATGATAAGAATATAAAATTTAATTGCAACCTTCGACAAAGGAGGTAGCAGGATTTAATACACTGACGAGCAGCAACTACAGCCTCAGCGAAAAGTATCAGGACAGATTTGAAAGCAGAATAAATTTTCAGTTTAGTATACCAGTGAAGCGAACAAGGTATACAACATAGAAGTAAGCCAGTGATGTCCTGTGACAGTAACAGGGGATATGTAAAGGAAAAGGAATTGGGCACAATAAATTCAGCTATTAGGTTACAAATGAGGCATGTCTAAGGTATGGTCACTCTGTTTTCGCcggaaagaaaatgtgcaaatgaTAAGAGACATAAGCGAAGCTTAGCGAGCTTACCTAAATTTGAGAGCCAACGTCGACACGGTGATGCCAAAGGAAACTGACAATGTTCACGTGAATCACTTATACCTTAATTTATTTCAACAACTACAGAGGAAAAGCCGGCCGGCACAACGGCATCAGCGCTACGACGTAGCACGCGACTTGCCCTTGAACTGTTGGATTCGCTCCTCGATGACTGGCCTGAAATGCCTGATGAGGCCCTGCACAGGCCAGGCTGCGCCGTCTCCCAGGGCGCAGATGGTGTGACCCTCAATCTGCTTGCTGAGCTCGTAGATCATGTCGATCTCCTCGACGCGGGCGTCGCCGCTTACGAACCGCGGCATGATCTTGTTGAGCCAGGTGACCCCCTCGCGGCACGGTGTGCACTGGCCGCAGCTCTCGTGCTTGTAGAACTCGATGAGGCGCGCGATGGCGCGAATGATGTCCGTCTGTCGGTTCATCACGATCACGGCCGCGGTGCCGAGACCCGTCTGCGCGGCGACTAGTGCGTCGAAGTCCATGAGCACGTCGTCACAGACGCTCTTCGGGATGACCGGCGTCGACGAGCCGCCCGGGATGATGCCAAGAAGGTTGTCCCAGCCGCCGATGACACCACCCGCGTGCCGCTCGATCAGTTCCTTCAGCGGGATCGACATCTCCTCCTCAACGGTGCACGGAGTGTTCACGTGCCCCGAGATGTTGAACAGCTTGGTGCCGCTGTTCCGCGTGCGGCCGAAGGAGGCAAACCACTCGCCACCCCGCCGGCAGATGGTCGGCGACACGGCCACCGTCTCAACGTTGGTCACGGTCGTGGGGCAGCCGAACACGCCCACGTCAGCCGGGAATGGCGGCTTCAGTCTGTGTCATGAGCGCACAAAAACATAGGGAAGGCTCTTTAAAGTGACGCTAAAGTGAAAAATTATTTCAACTCACATTCGCAAATTACACCTCCACGACACCAGTTCGTTATGGGTCCCTTAGTCAATCAAGTAAACCACTGTGACCTTTATTTAACACAACACAAAACTGACTTTTACCAAAACTGAAAACATGACATCAAATTGGTGCTTTTGCAAAAGGCAATACCTGCCTACTTCAATGCTAAGGTCAATATGTTGCGAGCACATTCACTGTTTAAAGACCATGATGTGCTTGTGAACACCAAAGGCAAAATTAGCAGATCCTTGTGCTGTGCTTCCAGTCAAGGGTTCACTGATGAAACACAACTGCGTATGACCGATCCTATTGTATAGTGCATAGTGTTCCTATTGTATAGTGCATAGCGACTGCAAAAAGAATATGTTTTCACATCTTCCAGCATAGCTCTGTGGCAAGCAGCAAACATGAATTGCAATGCAAGTGACAACTAACCCTTTTCATGTTAACAAGAAGCTCCACCCCCTGCCTCCAGTTACCATATCCAAGCATACTCAACACTCAGAAGCTCTCCAATCAGACAACCAGCGAAACAAACAGAAACTACCACATACACAGAATTGCGGGATTCCAAAATAACGATATAATTATAAGGCATGGCACAGGCGTGGCTTTACCTTCATGTAGGGGGCGGGGTGGAGTAGGTAGGGGACATGTGGAGACTGCATTGCCTGAGGGAGAAGGGAGCTGAGGAGAGTTCACACAGTCTGGTTTGACTTTCCCCTTCTGACGGAAATTGTTCACTTTTTATTTGGAAGTTTAAGGATGCTCATTCCTTATGTATGGTCATTACACATGGTAAATTTTAGCAACATAcggtagactctcagtaaacggaaatctcttaaaaacgagtcgctgcttaaatggaacaactgcccctaatatgattggtttcgtgccTTAATCCTAGCCCGCTGCTCAcgtctcagtaaatggaactcctgttaagcACAGCATATTTTAGTGGTTCCTTCAGATactgtttaacgagagtctactgcacACTCTCCCTAAACAAGTCCGgaaaaacagggggggggggaggggggtgcccgAGGAAGGGGTGCAAGAGGCCACGCCATAACTGAAGTCTCTTAGGATTGGCACACCAGAGCATGCACAGAGTAGAATTCAATGTGGTGTCTCGGTGGGCCAACTCTGTGGCAAAAAAGCGTCATGGCGATAGGGTGTATAATGTTCGTTATGGTGTCTAGGGAGTTGGGAACAGTTCTGACTGCACTCTTTCCAGAATCAGCATGGTTTACTCAACAGGAGCCTTCGAACACTAGGCCCAAGGCAAAGAAAGAAGCCTTTCCTTTAGAACTGGAATGTGGCGTTTCTCCCGAGCACAGAGACCGGCCCAGTTTACCcagtacaaaaaagaaagaatgcttgCCTTAACAAGTGTTTCAGCAAAGATGTGTTCACCTACCTCGGTTTGCCCTGCTTGCCTTCAATAGACTCGATTAGTGCCGTCTCCTCCCCACAGATGTATGCTCCCGCACCGCGGTGCACGAACACGTCAAAGTCGTAGCCAGAGCCACAAGCGTTCTTGCCAATCAGGCCGGCCTGGTACGCCTCCCGGATGGCAATCTGCAGGTTGGACGCCTCGTTGTAGAACTCGCCGCGGATGTAGATGTAGGCGGCGCAGGCGCCCATGGCACGGCCGGCGATGAGGCAGCCTTCCACGAGTGTGTGCGGGTCGTGCCGCATGATCTCCCTGTCCTTGCACGTCCCCGGCTCACCTGCATTTTGACAAGGCACGAGAGAAAACACGTTATTGCACAGGGACGGCATGAATCGAGTGAAGACCTCGCTCTGCGCCACAAGCCTTCTCCACTGTACTCGTTTTCATAAAAGGTTTTACTTCGACCAGCTACTCAAAACTCATTATCGTAATCGGCTCAcacggaaataataataataaactgttGGGGTTCTAcatcccaaaaccgcaatatgattatgagagacaccatagtggagggctccggaaatttcagccacccGAGGTTCCTTAAcgtacacataaatctaagcacacaggtctCTAGCATTCttcctccatcaaaatgcggctgccttggtcgggattcgatcccgtgaccttcgggtcagcagtcgagcactgcaACAACTAGGCCACCACGACAGGTTGCTTGCACGGGAAATGAGAAGAGACTGAAGCAATAGGAGAATTGGGACACGTGTGTGTGCACAAGTTTGCCATCAATATTTGTTGCAGTAGGACTTCCTTGCACGCTAGTCGGTCCATAGCGAACTAGTGACATGAACAAGAAAGGAGGCGATTTATCTTGGTTTAACAGCACGAGTAAGTAGGTTGAGTTGTGTTCCTTGGTGCCTGCAGTATGTATAAAAGAGCCAGAGTGGAAATCATGACAAACAATTGGAAAATTTAGTGCCCTCTTTTCTTTTCACGTGTGTCATGTTTCTTCTTCTAGTTTTTCGGTGCCCTGCTAATTCATGCTGAAGTTatgcaacaccaactcgcccaaacagcAACCCTTTTAAAGGGGAACTGAAGAGACGAAATGACTCCTTTCGTTTACTAAATTACCCTTTTGCAATACCAAAAATGTCACTCTTCCTACAAGAAGATGCTTCGTAAGCCTGGAAACATGAAGAAAAGGAAGTGCAGGTGGCAATGTCATTTTCAGGTTCCCGCAACAACTCACCGTGTAGTCACAGATTCTTACAGCGTCTTGCCGAGCCTACGCAAAACTATTAGCATTAAAAATTATTTGCATTGCATTCTAAGGAAGTTAGGTACAAGTTTCAGGAAACTTTCTGGAGCTAATGTCaccaaaatgtgaaaaaaaaatatgacattAAAATCCATGATGTCACACTGACATTCAGGCTTTCAAGTTTCAGTGCAAAATTCAAATTTTCTCCATTCATGATGACCCTACGATGGCCAAATTAACGACAATTGTGTTTTCAAAGGATAATTTATCAGCctaaactgattcagtgttttactttagtttccctttaacgGTACTGATCAAGTTTACTTTGAAGACCTTGTTCTGTGCTGAAAGTGTTCTCGTTTTTACCAGCTCACAATATATTTTACTTCAACCAGTTACACAAGGAAGAGTTGCTCCATTAGTCATAGTACGTGTCATTGCACACTGATCCATGTCCCTCCAAAATTTATGCTGACTCATTTTTCTCAAATAACCTCAAAAGACTGGAACCTTGGAAGATTTCCTGCTTGCAACACACCTATCCCTAACCCTAAGAGACACTAAAGTAGAGGCTGTATTTGTAATGGATTATTTTATTGAACATGATGAATTTGCAATATGTCAAAGCCATTTAAAGCTAGAGGCTTTTAAGTTTGAATGAGCAGTAGTGTACTTGAGTTCTGAACGATACCAGCAAAAATAATGCACCATCATTGGCACATTATGGCATCACTGTGCCATCATCGGCTACGATTGCCATGTCTTGAAATAGgttaaaatgaagaaaaagaagaaaaagtgataTGAAGAACTATGGTAAACGCACAATCTTGAATTATCCCTAGAGATTGGAAAAGCACGATGCTTTCACACTTAAACACATTTAAATAGAAATGTTATGTTTGCTTAATATGTTAGACTAGTCGAGTTTACCTGAGTAAAAGGAAGTCAATCACAATTACTTCAGAAAATCTTAACAATGCTATTGGTCGCAATGTACCACTGTCGCTTTTCATATATGAGTGTTATATGCCTGGCTTTCACTGATTATTACCATAGCCGGAGATACACAAAAAGTTCTATAAACTCGAGATCCTAGTCGAACAAGAGGGTACCACCCTACACACACGCCGAGAAATATCAAAACACAGGAAATGAGGTACTGTTTACTCGTGGTTCGCGACGCCCGTTCAACTGCGCAGTTACGATCGACCGCTAAAAATCGATATTCTGCGAACTTTGCTTCAACACTGGAATGCACCGCTTTAGCCTTGTTCGTGCGCTAAACACTTATTTTGAAACAATTATAGACTTTGTGAACAGCAGCTAAAGGAGCCGGGATCGACGCAGTCGGATGGTTCTACTTTCGCAAACTGGAAGAACGCCAAGAGCTTGCTGTGACAAGCCCGTGATGTCTGCGAAGCGCACAGCCAAAGTTCGTACGGATATTttgcttcatttctttttctccttccttGCAAGTACGCACCGTAGTCAGCAAAAGGCGTTATATGCGCTAACTCTAAAAGATTTTCCAGCGGCTGAGACGGGGGATGTTCAGCAGGTTCACAAACGTGGTTCAAATGGCAAGTCCCGAGTACCGTTTGAGTGTTAGCTCACACCGTAAGGTTACAAAGCATACTTTCTTGCAGTTGAGCAGTCGAATAAAACCCGGCGTTGAATAGACATGGACGACGTTAAGCACAGCCGCATAAACGTTGACCTGTGGCATTTTTCTGTCCCAGCTTGTAAACGTTACGAGACCTTCTTGTTTCGGATACCGTGCCTCATGTGAGCGAACGCGTTAACATACGCTGTGACAACCGGTGCAACGATCACTGGCCGCCTTCGGGACGCGCCGGTTATCGACAATAACCAGTCATTTCCGAAACACgcaaccaaacaaacaaaaaaggggtCAGTTCACCTTCATCGGCGTTGACTACCAGGTACTTTGGCCTGCCGTCCGAGGGCTTGTTCATGAAACTCCACTTTAAACCCGATGGGAATCCGGCGCCTCCCCGGCCCCGTAGACCGCTCTTCTTGATCTCGTCGATGATCCAGTCGGGTCCCTTGAGCACGATCTCCTTGGTCTTGTACCAGTCCCCGCGGCTCATGGCGCCCTTCAAACGCCAGTCGTGGCGACCGTACAGGTTCTGGAAGATGCGGTCCTCGTCCTTCAGCGGGCCGAATTTCGTCTTCGTCTGCGGAGGAGGGGTCGCCGGCGGTGCGCCCGCCGCCGCGGCATTGTAACGGCAAGAGGCAGACAGCGGGCCGCGGCCCCCGACCCGAATCAGGGTCTGGAGTCGCACCGAAACAGGCCAGCTGGTCGCCATTTTCTCCTTAGAAACCCCCCTGACCGTGAAAATAACGTCCGGCGACTGCTCCGCGATgcggaccatagagtttcttatgCGGACAACTCTCCGTCGACGTCTCAAACCTTCTTggtagtttcggtttcggtggTGTCGCGCATACCCTCACATTTACGAGCGCTTTGTCAAATAACTTCGGCTGCAAAGAGCCTTGCGGGCACTGAACGTattctgtggtgcgatcttgtacgcgttacaaaataaacacggaggcgtggtatgacaaccagccgcacgtgaccgcacgcgattggtcaatgcagagccgtgacgtctgtcgcggttcaaatgggccattcgcgtgcggtcacgtgcggctggatgtactgccacgcctccgtgtttattttgtaacgcgtacaagatcgcaccactgggcTACAATCTCGCACCTTCGAATGAAAAAAAACTATGAAAGccacaggggtgtagccagaaatatttttcgggggatTAAACCATATATTTTATgtatcgtgcgtgcgttttcatttgtgcgtgtatatatacacatgcaaaattttaaaggcagcgtctcctgcgccgcgcggcgcagcagccagccccacaca includes the following:
- the LOC119372016 gene encoding NADH dehydrogenase [ubiquinone] flavoprotein 1, mitochondrial is translated as MATSWPVSVRLQTLIRVGGRGPLSASCRYNAAAAGAPPATPPPQTKTKFGPLKDEDRIFQNLYGRHDWRLKGAMSRGDWYKTKEIVLKGPDWIIDEIKKSGLRGRGGAGFPSGLKWSFMNKPSDGRPKYLVVNADEGEPGTCKDREIMRHDPHTLVEGCLIAGRAMGACAAYIYIRGEFYNEASNLQIAIREAYQAGLIGKNACGSGYDFDVFVHRGAGAYICGEETALIESIEGKQGKPRLKPPFPADVGVFGCPTTVTNVETVAVSPTICRRGGEWFASFGRTRNSGTKLFNISGHVNTPCTVEEEMSIPLKELIERHAGGVIGGWDNLLGIIPGGSSTPVIPKSVCDDVLMDFDALVAAQTGLGTAAVIVMNRQTDIIRAIARLIEFYKHESCGQCTPCREGVTWLNKIMPRFVSGDARVEEIDMIYELSKQIEGHTICALGDGAAWPVQGLIRHFRPVIEERIQQFKGKSRATS